A single region of the Alosa alosa isolate M-15738 ecotype Scorff River chromosome 6, AALO_Geno_1.1, whole genome shotgun sequence genome encodes:
- the LOC125295537 gene encoding uncharacterized protein LOC125295537, with protein sequence MASALVVLVLASAIVFSACISPSQGFDMDKWNLEEKVPGEPFSLHCSTQEQQSKLTLYKLSKANNINIMHVFRGESDKEGMPTYHQRYMNRVNFTGPLKDLSIIITNLTEEDSGVYYCKYTTLVKGDPIKIMANKVFVLFVNGSVCLEPFAFNANTGPIPNTKFILILFSTITAVGVLLMFLMMLVFYVIPKIKTLQAPQAAQNRGNDVYEVMSATLKRT encoded by the exons ATGGCCTCAGCCTTAGTGGTCTTGGTCTTGGCCTCAGCCATTGTTTTCTCTGCCTGCATCTCACCCTCACAAG gaTTTGATATGGACAAATGGAATTTGGAGGAAAAGGTCCCTGGGGAGCCCTTCAGCCTTCACTGCTCTACCCAAGAGCAACAGAGCAAACTCACATTGTACAAACTCAGCAAGGCGAACAACATCAACATAATGCATGTTTTCAGGGGGGAAAGTGACAAAGAAGGAATGCCAACCTATCACCAACGATACATGAACAGAGTAAACTTCACAGGACCCTTGAAGGATCTGTCCATAATCATCACAAATCTGACAGAGGAGGACTCTGGAGTTTACTACTGTAAATATACTACATTGGTAAAAGGGGATCCCATCAAAATCATGGCCAATAAAGTTTTTGTACTTTTCGTGAATG GGTCTGTGTGTCTAGAGCCATTCGCATTCAACGCAAACACTGGCCCCATCCCCAACACCAAATTCATTCTGATTTTGTTCTCCACCATCACTGCTGTGGGGGTCCTCCTGATGTTTTTAATGATGCTAGTGTTTTATGTTATACCTAAG ATCAAGACGTTGCAGGCTCCGCAAGCGGCACAGAACAGAGGGAATGACGTGTACGAGGTCATGAGCGCCACGCTGAAGAGAACGTGA